A single region of the Bradysia coprophila strain Holo2 unplaced genomic scaffold, BU_Bcop_v1 contig_235, whole genome shotgun sequence genome encodes:
- the LOC119077434 gene encoding uncharacterized protein LOC119077434 produces the protein MIELQSKMWRNSLFTLTLVVVANCISLSFLPKQWTYMDIVKIQNTKKGALETDVKPNLFNRTTLVIRGTFTINDDISNIDVDVKPFYSPLGNNQFMLMPYMWRRSPLCDFLNQYFQKYVQPEMERVSDVPRAVKDQPVCPLYVKNTYTIRGYHVPEDIFPNYFQPGSYKCEINFYTANVPEIQSTLVVIIKLY, from the exons ATGATCGAATTACAGTCTAAAATGTGGCGTAATTCATTGTTCACATTAACTTTAGTGGTGGTTGCGAATTGCATAAGTTTATCGTTCCTTCCA AAACAGTGGACGTACATGGACATagtaaaaatacaaaacacaaaaaagggTGCCCTTGAAACTGATGTCAAACCAAACCTATTCAATCGAACCACATTGGTTATCCGTGGTACATTTACGATTAATGACGATATATCTAATATTGAT GTCGATGTTAAGCCTTTCTATAGTCCACTGGGAAACAATCAGTTCATGTTGATGCCATACATGTGGCGAAGAAGTCCGCTGTGCGATTTTTTAAACcaatattttcagaaatatgTTCAACCCGAAATGGAAAGGGTTTCAGATGTTCCGAGGGCTGTAAAAGATCAACCAGTGTGTCCGCTGTACGTCAAA AATACGTACACTATTCGAGGGTATCATGTGCCTGAAGATATAtttccaaattatttccaaCCTGGATCGTACaaatgtgaaattaatttctatacAGCTAATGTGCCGGAAATTCAATCGACTTTGGTCGTCATTATCAAATTGTATTAA
- the LOC119077433 gene encoding uncharacterized protein LOC119077433, which produces MIELQSKMWRNSLFTLTLVVVANCISLSFLPKLWTYMDIVTIQNTKNGALETDFKTKRFNRTTLVLCGTFTINDDIPNIDYDMTFAFSPLGNNQYTLMPYMWRREPLCDFFNNYFQNYVQAEMEKVSDVPKAVKDQPVCPLYVKNTYTIRGYYVPEDVFPHFFQPGSYKLEINFYKVNVAEIHQTLIVIIKLY; this is translated from the exons ATGATCGAATTACAGTCTAAAATGTGGCGTAATTCATTGTTCACATTAACTTTAGTGGTGGTTGCGAATTGCATAAGTTTATCGTTCCTTCCA AAATTATGGACGTACATGGACATAGTAACaatacaaaacacaaaaaacggTGCCCTTGAAACtgatttcaaaacaaaacgatTCAATCGAACAACATTGGTTCTGTGTGGTACATTTACGATTAATGACGATATCCCTAACATTGAT tacgACATGACGTTTGCCTTTAGCCCACTGGGAAACAATCAGTACACGTTGATGCCATACATGTGGCGAAGAGAACCGCTGTGcgattttttcaacaattattttcagaattatgtTCAAGCCGAAATGGAAAAGGTTTCAGATGTTCCGAAGGCTGTAAAAGATCAACCAGTGTGTCCGCTGTACGTcaaa AATACGTACACTATTCGAGGGTATTATGTGCCTGAAGATGTATTTCCGCACTTTTTCCAACCTGGATCGTACAAAttagaaatcaatttctataaAGTTAATGTGGCGGAAATCCACCAGACTTTGATCGTCATTATCAAATTGTATTGA